In one Desulfoferula mesophila genomic region, the following are encoded:
- a CDS encoding BON domain-containing protein, with translation MINDFIMSKLMAITVLMVAVFFAGCAGMVPTPPPQAPLPLEPKSNVSGGETVYTLQPVLQWQTVPGAEGYAIYVNEQTPRDYRLIYSTKDRGQPQLHATSFRLPPNLLRDGGHYRWNVRAWNSSGWSPYSRSYEFRVKIYADRELESVVRDHLQRAPEVDDRNIRIIARDGDITLSGCLNTRRQIDLANEVTASVGGVHRVYNDLRVCR, from the coding sequence ATGATTAACGATTTCATAATGTCAAAACTCATGGCGATAACCGTCTTGATGGTGGCGGTATTTTTTGCCGGATGCGCCGGTATGGTGCCTACTCCCCCTCCGCAAGCTCCGTTGCCTTTAGAACCAAAATCAAATGTATCGGGCGGTGAGACGGTGTACACCTTGCAGCCAGTTTTGCAGTGGCAGACAGTTCCTGGGGCCGAGGGGTACGCCATCTACGTCAACGAGCAAACTCCTCGTGATTACCGCCTGATCTACAGCACTAAAGATAGAGGCCAACCCCAACTGCATGCCACCAGCTTCCGTTTACCTCCCAACCTGCTGCGTGACGGCGGGCACTACCGTTGGAACGTGAGGGCTTGGAACAGCAGCGGATGGAGTCCCTACTCCCGGAGCTACGAATTCAGGGTCAAGATTTATGCGGACAGGGAGTTGGAATCGGTGGTTAGGGACCACCTTCAGCGGGCACCCGAGGTGGATGATCGAAATATAAGAATTATTGCTCGTGATGGCGATATTACTTTAAGTGGCTGTTTGAACACTCGTCGACAGATCGACTTGGCCAACGAGGTTACCGCTTCTGTTGGTGGTGTGCATAGAGTGTACAACGACTTGCGAGTCTGCCGCTAG
- a CDS encoding response regulator transcription factor, which translates to MRLLISQLKHITSSFTQRLNSPKFSLTPREIQVAMMIREGLATQEIAEVLNVSGDTVATYRNNIRRKIGILGHKVSLSARLSEL; encoded by the coding sequence GTGCGGCTGCTGATATCTCAACTGAAACACATCACCTCCTCTTTTACCCAGCGACTGAACTCCCCCAAATTCAGCCTCACACCTAGAGAGATCCAGGTGGCCATGATGATTCGAGAGGGTTTGGCGACCCAGGAAATCGCCGAGGTGTTGAATGTATCAGGTGACACGGTTGCCACCTATAGAAACAATATACGTCGTAAAATTGGCATATTAGGACATAAGGTCAGTTTGAGTGCCCGCTTATCCGAACTTTGA
- a CDS encoding periplasmic heavy metal sensor, with product MRKQLLMVSVVALSLVLVAGLTWSQSTTPAPQQPPPSNYNGSGMMGPGGGSGYGMGPGMMGPNGGYGRGMMGPGGGPGYGSGTGPNYQGWQSMSPEDRQAWKQMYHQFRLDTLELRKKLVATQLELETLWASPNPDHNKVDALADEVAAQQAELTKKRNQFLLNCRQKFGDRGWSCPGAGVGY from the coding sequence ATGCGCAAACAACTTTTAATGGTTTCTGTTGTGGCCCTGTCCCTGGTCCTGGTGGCCGGTCTGACATGGTCCCAGTCCACCACACCGGCCCCGCAGCAGCCCCCTCCTTCTAATTACAACGGATCCGGCATGATGGGCCCGGGCGGCGGATCAGGCTACGGCATGGGGCCCGGCATGATGGGCCCTAATGGCGGCTATGGCCGGGGCATGATGGGACCCGGCGGTGGACCCGGCTATGGCTCAGGCACGGGCCCAAATTACCAAGGGTGGCAGTCCATGTCACCCGAGGACCGTCAGGCCTGGAAGCAAATGTATCACCAGTTCCGTTTGGATACTTTGGAGTTGCGTAAAAAACTGGTGGCCACTCAGTTAGAGTTGGAGACCCTTTGGGCCAGCCCCAACCCGGACCACAACAAAGTGGACGCGTTGGCCGATGAAGTGGCGGCCCAGCAGGCAGAACTGACCAAGAAGCGTAATCAATTCCTGTTGAATTGCCGCCAGAAGTTCGGTGACCGTGGCTGGTCCTGCCCAGGGGCGGGAGTGGGTTACTGA
- a CDS encoding B12-binding domain-containing radical SAM protein — MVNPSNPLVSIVNFEESRWNRYRVWKPLSLMVLAGLTPSEWKIQIIDENLGAPDYAALPRPDLVGITAFTSQANRAYEVAAHFRGLGVPVVMGGIHATMCREEAMERVDALVTGEAEGIWPGVLEDALNGRLQHRYDGGLADIKDVPMARHDLLNRGYACGAIQTTRGCPLNCSFCSVTAFNGAHYRQRPVADVVRELRMISEKYVLVVDDNLVGTRREHVARAKDLFRAMAHADLGKKWFAQASINFADDEELLALAAKAGCVGVFIGFESPTPEGLREIGKKFNIQKDRDIHESVRRIQRHGILVAGSFIIGLDTDEPGVGKLIAETARRHGVDNLNALFLTPLPGTRLWDLMKSEDRIALDAFPGDWKYFTLTFPVAQYKNLSLEDIIQEMITCDWSFYSIRRILCRVWSSIWQRRKPLVSLVGNFSYRKNLRLNRKSYADFQSYVKTHVST; from the coding sequence TTGGTCAACCCATCCAACCCGCTCGTAAGCATCGTCAATTTTGAAGAGAGCCGTTGGAACCGCTACCGAGTATGGAAGCCGCTCAGTCTAATGGTTCTGGCCGGCCTGACCCCATCGGAGTGGAAAATCCAAATCATAGACGAGAACCTCGGCGCGCCTGACTATGCGGCTCTGCCCCGGCCGGACCTGGTGGGCATCACCGCTTTCACCTCCCAGGCGAACCGCGCCTACGAGGTGGCCGCTCATTTCCGGGGTCTAGGCGTACCCGTGGTCATGGGCGGCATTCACGCAACCATGTGCCGAGAGGAGGCGATGGAGCGCGTAGATGCGTTGGTTACGGGGGAAGCAGAGGGCATTTGGCCGGGGGTTCTGGAAGATGCCCTGAACGGCAGGTTGCAACACCGGTATGACGGAGGGCTCGCCGATATAAAGGACGTGCCGATGGCCCGGCACGATTTGCTGAATAGGGGATATGCCTGCGGGGCCATTCAGACCACGCGCGGCTGTCCCTTGAACTGCAGCTTTTGTAGCGTGACGGCCTTTAACGGGGCCCATTACCGGCAACGACCCGTCGCAGATGTGGTGCGAGAGTTGCGGATGATCAGTGAAAAGTATGTGCTGGTGGTGGACGACAATCTTGTCGGCACGCGCCGGGAGCACGTCGCACGCGCCAAAGACCTGTTCCGTGCCATGGCACATGCGGACCTCGGGAAAAAGTGGTTTGCCCAAGCCAGCATTAACTTCGCCGATGACGAAGAGCTCTTGGCGCTGGCTGCCAAGGCTGGTTGCGTCGGCGTCTTCATCGGCTTTGAATCCCCCACACCCGAGGGGCTCCGGGAAATAGGCAAGAAATTCAACATTCAGAAGGACCGGGATATCCACGAGTCGGTGCGGCGCATCCAGAGGCACGGCATTCTGGTCGCGGGCTCCTTTATCATCGGACTGGACACTGATGAACCGGGTGTAGGCAAGCTTATAGCCGAGACAGCTAGGCGTCACGGCGTCGACAATCTCAACGCGCTGTTTCTGACCCCCTTACCCGGCACTCGCCTTTGGGACCTGATGAAATCTGAGGACCGCATCGCCCTCGATGCATTTCCAGGAGACTGGAAATATTTCACGCTGACCTTCCCGGTGGCCCAGTATAAGAATTTGTCTTTAGAGGACATTATCCAAGAGATGATCACCTGCGATTGGAGTTTTTATTCTATACGGCGCATTCTGTGCAGAGTTTGGAGCAGCATATGGCAACGCCGCAAACCGCTGGTCAGCTTGGTCGGCAATTTCTCATACAGGAAAAATCTCCGGCTTAACCGGAAGTCATATGCAGACTTTCAGTCGTATGTGAAAACCCATGTTTCGACCTAA
- a CDS encoding phage/plasmid primase, P4 family yields MSIKNTEKNLEAALAYASRSWKVLPLHSVINGECSCGDPNCNKPGKHPRVKNWPKVATDDPRQIEEWWGQWPDANVGILTGRASGIFVLDVDPKNGGDESLDQLLQQYGPLPSTVISNTGGGGKHIVFAYPPNSDIGNSAGRIGPGLDIRGDRGQIVAPPSIHALGGVYAWDKDHHTDDVAIADAPPWLLKLLQKGTKPKHPRKETLPVQAPRATALPEALKKLRLEAQIIASASPGSRNDQLNKGAFLTGQILESGGLDEKMVASSLLQAALAAGLPKAESLDTINSGLTAGKKNPLILLPHPIEHYLAHGQKGDAELFIQVQRGQLCLDKGTSKWFIWTGTRWEEDGLDEHIKRLVSVVGIYEEKLAEKVTEATQLLAEGKKSAANDVDKETSRIRERIAKLGNSPWQKNVVEQAATGEDSLAIKGDEWDANPNLLGVDNGVLEFNWQAATVTLRPMQPDDFIRTTIPTPWPGAPGTYSITDLDALATGPCFQKFLLDICGGDQDKANYLQAILGYALTGKVTEHAIFILHGPEGFNGKTTLTNVLAHVLGDLVGPISVEMLLQQAHTRSAEAASPALVALKSKRMVWCAESDENRKLSSSEIKRLTGGDILVARNIYRPQASFRPTHTIFMLTNPLPDLDTNDAALKERIKVVHFDQRYVVNPKGPNEHQVDTDLPDKLKEDSSQILVWLVQGALIYGKNKKLPECPAVVKATQKYFASKDVIGKFAEECCFDSPGSKLKASDAYNAYQQWCEEEGLQEESSRVFGEKFSKLFKKKRETDGIFYHDIGLK; encoded by the coding sequence ATGTCCATTAAAAATACAGAAAAAAACTTGGAAGCAGCACTCGCTTATGCCAGTCGAAGCTGGAAAGTTTTACCGTTGCATTCAGTTATCAATGGTGAGTGCTCATGCGGCGATCCCAACTGCAACAAGCCGGGTAAGCACCCCCGCGTAAAGAATTGGCCAAAGGTGGCCACCGATGATCCTCGCCAGATCGAGGAGTGGTGGGGCCAATGGCCGGATGCCAACGTAGGGATTCTAACCGGAAGAGCTAGCGGGATATTCGTCCTGGACGTGGACCCGAAGAACGGCGGTGATGAATCCCTTGACCAACTTTTACAACAGTACGGTCCACTGCCCTCAACGGTCATCTCTAATACCGGTGGCGGTGGTAAGCACATCGTGTTCGCGTATCCCCCGAACAGCGATATTGGAAACTCAGCAGGTCGAATTGGCCCAGGGCTGGATATTCGAGGGGACCGTGGCCAAATAGTGGCACCTCCCTCTATCCACGCTTTAGGTGGAGTCTACGCTTGGGATAAGGATCATCATACCGATGATGTTGCAATTGCTGATGCGCCCCCCTGGTTGCTGAAATTGCTCCAAAAGGGCACCAAACCTAAACATCCAAGAAAGGAAACTCTCCCAGTTCAGGCACCAAGAGCTACTGCTCTACCCGAGGCCCTCAAAAAATTGAGACTCGAAGCCCAGATAATTGCAAGCGCCTCCCCTGGAAGCCGAAATGACCAGTTGAACAAAGGGGCCTTTTTAACGGGTCAAATCCTCGAATCGGGTGGTCTGGATGAAAAAATGGTCGCATCGAGTTTGCTTCAGGCTGCCCTAGCGGCAGGTCTCCCTAAGGCCGAATCATTAGATACGATCAACAGCGGTCTGACTGCTGGCAAGAAAAACCCTTTAATTCTCCTGCCCCATCCCATCGAGCACTATCTGGCTCACGGTCAGAAGGGTGACGCTGAGCTTTTCATTCAGGTCCAGCGCGGCCAGCTCTGCTTGGATAAGGGAACGAGCAAATGGTTTATTTGGACCGGTACCCGATGGGAAGAAGATGGGCTGGACGAGCATATCAAGCGGCTTGTGTCTGTGGTGGGGATCTATGAGGAGAAATTGGCGGAGAAGGTGACGGAAGCAACGCAACTGCTTGCTGAAGGCAAAAAATCGGCCGCAAATGATGTTGATAAAGAAACAAGCCGGATCAGGGAGCGCATAGCAAAATTGGGTAACTCCCCCTGGCAAAAAAACGTAGTCGAGCAGGCTGCAACCGGCGAAGACTCCCTGGCCATCAAAGGCGATGAGTGGGATGCCAACCCTAACCTCTTGGGAGTAGACAACGGGGTTCTTGAATTCAATTGGCAAGCTGCAACCGTGACCCTTAGGCCCATGCAACCCGATGACTTTATCAGGACCACCATTCCGACACCCTGGCCTGGGGCACCTGGCACCTACAGCATAACTGATCTCGATGCTCTTGCTACCGGCCCATGCTTCCAAAAATTCCTTCTTGATATCTGCGGTGGTGACCAGGACAAAGCCAACTACCTCCAAGCCATCCTCGGATACGCCCTGACCGGCAAAGTCACTGAACACGCAATATTTATTCTTCATGGACCTGAAGGCTTCAATGGCAAGACCACCCTCACCAACGTCCTAGCTCATGTCCTGGGAGATTTGGTGGGCCCGATTAGTGTGGAGATGTTGCTGCAACAGGCCCATACAAGATCCGCAGAAGCAGCCAGCCCCGCTCTGGTGGCTTTAAAAAGTAAACGAATGGTTTGGTGTGCCGAATCTGATGAAAACCGTAAATTGAGTTCCAGCGAGATCAAGCGCCTTACCGGTGGTGATATTTTGGTTGCCAGAAACATCTATAGACCTCAGGCCTCCTTCCGACCAACTCACACCATCTTCATGCTCACCAACCCGCTTCCTGACCTGGATACTAATGATGCGGCGCTAAAGGAACGCATTAAAGTGGTGCACTTTGATCAGCGGTATGTAGTAAATCCAAAGGGACCCAATGAGCACCAGGTAGACACCGATCTACCGGACAAACTCAAGGAAGACTCCTCACAAATCCTCGTCTGGTTAGTCCAGGGAGCTCTGATATACGGCAAGAACAAAAAGTTACCTGAATGTCCTGCAGTAGTAAAAGCCACCCAGAAGTATTTCGCCAGTAAGGATGTGATAGGTAAGTTTGCTGAGGAATGTTGTTTTGATTCACCTGGGTCTAAGCTTAAAGCAAGTGACGCATACAATGCTTATCAGCAATGGTGCGAAGAGGAAGGTTTACAAGAAGAGTCCTCAAGAGTATTTGGGGAGAAGTTCTCTAAGCTGTTCAAGAAAAAAAGGGAAACTGATGGAATTTTTTATCATGATATTGGCTTGAAGTAG
- a CDS encoding bifunctional acetate--CoA ligase family protein/GNAT family N-acetyltransferase: protein MGQNNLKCIFKPRHVAVVGASEKTGTIGNALMKNLIDGRFSGTLLPVNPKYKTIHGHECFGSVSALGTSVDLAIIATPIRGVVDIVSECVKKKVGGAVIISAGGKEVGEQGREIEEKIQQIAHAGGLRIVGPNCMGVIQPGANLNASFATEMPATGNLAFVSQSGAICSAILDLAFKEHIGFSHFVSIGSMLDVDFGDMIDYLGNESSAKSILLYIESLTNVRKFMSAARSVSRIKPIIVLKSGRSPAGARAAASHTGAMAGEDAVYDAAFKRAGIVRVDTIEELFDCAELMAKQPRPRGPRLAILTNGGGPGVMATDTLAHYGQEPAPLDPETLQAFDAFLPDFWSRGNPIDILGDASAERFGQALEVCLKSKNLDGVLVILTPQALTDPLAIAETLAAAIQDRRYPIFACWMGGKRIATAVDALNAAGIPTYDTPERAVRAFLYMAEYTRSLEMLLEVPSKMTGHMVFDQVKARKLIAAAPAQEFLPETDSKEILAAYGLPVIRTEIAETEAQASRIGREMGYPLVMKVHSGDITHKTDAGGIRLDLRCDADVCEAYNQIMSSARRYKPGARIEGVTIQPYFSNPDYEILLGGKRDSSFGPVILFGMGGIYTEVLKDKALGLPPMNRLLARRLMEETKVYSLLQGFRNHPAADMQRLEEMIIRLSQLLIDFPEIAELDMNPVLIKDGKPIAVDARILVSPLAVPSSLHLVIGPYPDKDESHMVSVDGRRIFIRPIKPEDAPLLTALFKTLSPTTIYHRFFGTLTELNPEMLARFTQIDYDREIALVAIDEESPTDNILGVARIIGDADGKTGEFAVLMGDAWQGKGIGGNLLEKCLSIAEKQGFKTVHGIVLKENRNMLALGKKLGFEAEKYLDTGENRLVIHFEGKHQ from the coding sequence ATGGGACAAAATAATCTGAAATGCATTTTTAAACCGCGACATGTTGCGGTGGTGGGCGCTAGCGAAAAAACGGGAACCATCGGCAACGCATTGATGAAAAATCTTATTGACGGCAGATTCTCTGGAACATTACTGCCGGTGAATCCCAAATATAAAACCATCCACGGACATGAGTGCTTCGGATCGGTTTCCGCCCTGGGGACCAGCGTGGACCTTGCGATTATCGCCACGCCTATTCGTGGTGTTGTCGATATCGTGAGTGAATGCGTCAAAAAAAAAGTGGGAGGTGCCGTTATTATTTCGGCGGGGGGAAAAGAAGTCGGTGAACAGGGCAGAGAGATAGAAGAAAAGATTCAACAGATAGCTCATGCCGGCGGGCTTCGTATCGTAGGGCCGAACTGTATGGGCGTCATCCAGCCCGGCGCAAACCTCAACGCCAGTTTTGCAACCGAGATGCCCGCGACCGGTAATCTGGCCTTTGTATCCCAAAGCGGTGCCATTTGTTCGGCGATTCTTGATTTGGCTTTCAAGGAACACATCGGCTTTAGCCATTTTGTCAGCATCGGCTCCATGCTGGACGTCGATTTTGGAGACATGATCGATTATCTCGGCAATGAGTCCTCGGCCAAAAGCATTCTGTTGTATATCGAAAGTCTAACGAATGTCCGTAAATTCATGAGCGCCGCGCGTTCCGTATCTCGGATAAAACCCATAATCGTCCTAAAATCCGGCAGAAGCCCCGCCGGTGCAAGGGCAGCGGCCTCCCACACGGGCGCAATGGCCGGAGAAGATGCAGTTTATGACGCCGCGTTCAAACGTGCCGGTATCGTTCGCGTGGACACCATCGAAGAACTCTTCGACTGCGCTGAACTGATGGCCAAGCAGCCGCGACCGCGCGGCCCCCGTCTGGCGATCCTCACCAATGGAGGCGGGCCGGGCGTGATGGCGACGGACACGCTAGCCCACTATGGTCAGGAGCCTGCGCCCCTTGACCCCGAAACGTTACAAGCCTTCGATGCCTTCCTGCCGGACTTCTGGAGCCGGGGCAACCCCATCGACATTTTGGGTGATGCTTCCGCGGAGCGCTTCGGCCAGGCCCTGGAGGTCTGCCTCAAATCGAAGAATCTGGACGGGGTGCTGGTCATCCTTACACCCCAGGCGCTTACCGATCCCCTCGCCATAGCCGAGACCCTGGCTGCCGCGATTCAGGATCGCCGGTATCCAATATTTGCCTGCTGGATGGGCGGCAAACGAATCGCCACGGCCGTTGATGCGTTGAATGCGGCGGGAATCCCGACCTACGACACACCAGAACGGGCGGTTCGGGCTTTTTTATATATGGCCGAATATACCAGAAGCCTCGAAATGCTGTTGGAAGTCCCATCGAAGATGACCGGGCACATGGTCTTCGATCAGGTAAAAGCCCGCAAGTTGATCGCCGCCGCGCCGGCTCAGGAATTTCTGCCGGAAACGGATTCCAAGGAAATACTCGCAGCCTACGGCCTGCCCGTGATTAGGACGGAAATCGCCGAGACCGAGGCGCAAGCCTCGCGTATAGGCCGTGAAATGGGATACCCATTGGTCATGAAGGTGCACTCTGGGGACATCACCCACAAAACCGATGCCGGCGGCATTCGTCTGGATTTGCGTTGTGATGCGGATGTTTGCGAAGCCTATAACCAAATTATGTCGTCGGCACGCCGATACAAACCCGGGGCACGGATTGAGGGAGTAACGATTCAGCCCTACTTCTCAAACCCGGATTATGAAATTCTGCTGGGCGGCAAGCGAGATTCCAGTTTCGGTCCGGTGATTCTGTTCGGTATGGGCGGTATTTACACGGAAGTTTTAAAGGACAAGGCACTGGGGCTTCCTCCCATGAACCGGTTGCTGGCCCGGCGGTTGATGGAGGAAACCAAAGTCTACTCCCTGCTGCAAGGATTCCGCAACCACCCCGCCGCCGACATGCAACGGCTGGAGGAGATGATAATCCGACTATCGCAACTGTTGATTGATTTCCCCGAAATCGCAGAACTGGACATGAATCCCGTTCTGATCAAAGACGGAAAACCCATCGCGGTCGATGCCCGCATCCTCGTTTCGCCGCTTGCAGTACCGTCCTCCCTGCATCTGGTGATTGGCCCTTATCCGGATAAGGATGAATCCCATATGGTTAGCGTAGATGGGCGCCGCATTTTTATCCGACCCATCAAACCCGAGGACGCACCACTTTTGACAGCGTTGTTCAAGACGCTTTCGCCCACGACGATTTACCATCGTTTCTTCGGCACGTTAACGGAATTGAACCCAGAAATGCTGGCGCGGTTCACCCAGATCGATTACGACCGGGAGATCGCGCTGGTGGCCATCGATGAGGAATCGCCAACCGACAACATACTGGGGGTTGCCAGAATCATCGGCGATGCGGATGGCAAGACGGGTGAATTCGCCGTTCTGATGGGTGATGCCTGGCAAGGCAAGGGCATCGGGGGCAATCTTTTGGAAAAATGCCTCTCAATTGCCGAAAAGCAGGGATTCAAAACAGTTCACGGCATCGTATTAAAAGAGAATAGGAACATGCTCGCGTTGGGGAAAAAGCTGGGGTTTGAGGCAGAAAAATACCTGGATACCGGAGAGAACCGGCTGGTCATTCATTTCGAAGGCAAGCATCAATGA
- a CDS encoding PAS domain-containing protein has product MKTSKNTAEFAELRQSTAKLLLLQRGTEGTSPKRSPLDLIEDLEAFQYEIETQNEQLRQSQAELVAAKDKYLDLFELAPMGFISLELNGAISEVNLTGAAMLGRERRHLIGVSIFQFTANEGLLVLHDCLKSTGNTGKKRGCEFELRPSHGAPRLMHVEIMAPLDQWKRPTGYRLAMLEVPESKKSYAEVTKRTEQYRALLETITSWFWEVDQDGKFLHVSLSVKYFLGYEPEEIVGKTLFDLMPPSEADRVSTLFRTALDNQEPILRLESIYLRKGGERVVLETNGAPVIDGQGKCVGLRGIFGSRSPHLETSS; this is encoded by the coding sequence ATGAAGACATCGAAAAACACCGCCGAATTTGCAGAACTGCGGCAAAGCACTGCGAAACTGTTGCTGTTGCAAAGGGGGACGGAAGGCACCTCGCCAAAAAGAAGCCCTTTGGATCTTATCGAGGATCTGGAGGCCTTCCAGTACGAGATTGAAACCCAAAACGAACAACTTCGTCAGTCCCAGGCCGAATTAGTCGCAGCCAAGGACAAGTATCTAGATTTGTTTGAATTAGCTCCAATGGGCTTCATTTCCCTGGAGCTAAATGGCGCGATTAGCGAGGTCAATTTGACAGGTGCGGCCATGTTGGGCCGGGAGCGCCGCCATTTGATCGGGGTCAGCATTTTTCAATTTACCGCAAACGAGGGCCTGCTTGTTTTGCATGACTGCCTAAAATCCACCGGGAATACCGGCAAAAAGCGCGGGTGTGAATTTGAACTCAGACCATCCCATGGAGCTCCTCGCTTAATGCACGTGGAAATCATGGCCCCGCTTGATCAATGGAAAAGGCCCACAGGATACCGCCTGGCCATGCTGGAGGTCCCCGAATCCAAGAAAAGCTATGCAGAGGTAACAAAAAGGACTGAACAATACCGGGCGCTGCTGGAAACCATAACTTCCTGGTTTTGGGAGGTTGACCAGGACGGCAAGTTCCTGCACGTCAGCCTTAGCGTCAAGTATTTCTTGGGCTATGAGCCGGAGGAAATCGTAGGCAAGACTCTATTCGATCTTATGCCTCCCTCTGAAGCCGATCGGGTCAGTACCCTGTTTCGCACGGCCTTGGACAACCAGGAGCCCATACTGCGCTTGGAAAGCATCTATCTCCGCAAGGGAGGGGAACGGGTTGTTTTGGAAACTAACGGAGCCCCGGTCATTGATGGCCAAGGCAAGTGTGTCGGACTTCGAGGGATCTTTGGTAGCAGATCCCCTCACCTAGAAACTTCTTCTTAG